aaagggacAGTGTGAAGGGTTCTGTTAATGTGATGATAACAAGTGGTAATTTTGGGGTTAcagagctgaaatatttttcaagtgtgCATTTCTTAGATGAACGCTTCTTCCATATGTTCAGCTATATCACTGGCAATATAAATACTGACATTAATATCTTAGAATACTTAAAACACTGTCCTGTTCTCATGTCCATCTTGTTATCTATTAAACTCATCTGCTCCTCTTTCAAATGTGGATGCCCAAATTCAGTTTTTTCCATCTCCTTTCCAATAAAGTTGgccctctcctttttccttaatTGTCCCTGGCACCATGGGCAAAACTGGCATAGTCTAATGTCATTTAATATTTAGCTATTTCTCTAGGAGGTGTTTTTGTATAACATTTCTGGGATTCTGCTCTTCTGTCTGCCCTGTTTCCCAGGTTCTCCTTCATACACACATGCCAATGACTCCTAGTCATCCCTCTATCCAGTGCTTCATCAACTACCTCCAGGCTTTCTcccacagacagaaaaaatgtCCATTACTGTTTGAAAGACTGccattttatcttctttttatcTCTCCTTACACTCTGATTTTACTGGGTTGGAGTCTACCATATCACACCTGATTGATACTGGTAAGATAAATGCTGTGttatgtgtttttctgttgctccatctctgctgttcctctgcCTGACCTCAATCCACCAGCTTCTGACACCTGTCAGATCCCACTGGGCACAAAGACAATTAGACAAGTTCTGCCTCTTCATCAGTCATATGGACAGTTCCTGGCATAACTGACCTTGACTCTCTAGGTATGCTTCACTATAACAAAGACTGAAGTGACACACATAAATTTGACATTTGAAGAAGGCCTTGTCCAAAAACTGAAACACCAGAAGACTGAATCTATGGTGACTATCTTTCTATCCCCCAGGAATATTAGATCTTACTGTTAAATCATACGTCTCTCAAAGCTTTCAGTAATTCCCCCTTCCCACTACACAACTTTCACATAAGGACGATGGTCACCGCTACTCTCGGTTTGATTTGAATGGGACTCTAGAGTTAAAAAGCCTTAACAAGCTTCAGAGTCCTGAAATTTCTAtccaaaatgttattttattgcAGATTTTCAAGTCAAGCCTATTACTGATTGATATAAAAGAGCAAACATTAGCAAACTCTAAACGCTTGCTGTCAGCTGGTAATGTCATTAAGCCACATGTCAGGTGAGCGGGCATGTTTGCCCTgtccctcttttcttttcacttcatGCCATTGGTAACTAACTAACTGTACTGCAGCAAGTATTGAACTTcaaattgctgcttttctttgaggAACACTGCTTCATATCCCATCAGGGTTTTGCAAGCAGATTTTGTGACCCAGATCATTTAATTCAAACCAAGCCACCTGCCAGAGGTAATAATATGGTGGTTAGCTTCTTCCTTCAAAACTCCCTCTGCTGTGATGCTTACAAACTGCTCTGGATGGTCTTTGGTGCAGTGAGGTGGTGATGTGCTGTGACATCTTCTTTTCGGCTCAACTCCATTCATTCTGTTCCTTCAGCTTCTCACTCATCCCCAGCCCCGCCTATTTGCTTTTTACCTACCTGCCATACGAGTGCTCCACTCCCCTGGCACAAGGCAGCTGCACAACTGCACTTCCCTGCCTAGCAGACAGGTTTTCCCACAAACTGAAAACCGACAGCTGCAGGTCTTTCTCAGCTATGGATTCTGAATCCCCTTCTTTGCACTTACAAACCAAAAGCAATCATGAAGCCTAAGCAAATCCACTCGCcaagacaaacaaaaaccaaaacgaAAATACCCTGCTGAAACAGTATATCACCATGCACGCTTGTCTGTCCAGGGcagaaaatgtgaaacaaaGACAACAGACATTTGCTGCATAGTTCAGTACACCACTTGCACGTGCTGAGAGGATATGAAGATGAGCTTGGTGAGACTAGAGCAGAACAAAGAACAACAGAACAGCTCTACAAAGAGTAAGCAAGCATGGAAACCCACCCATGTTAAAAACTAGCTTTCAAAGGTCATAAACAAAAACCTGAAGAGGATACTCAGgacagaaaacaatgaaaggCATGGTTGTAACATGTAAAGAATATTAgacccatttaaaaaaacagccaaacTAGTTGAAAGAATGAATCTACCCTTCCACAAATAACTCCTATAAAAtgtacaataaaatgatgatgttTAAGAAAAGAGTGAACCCATTAACAGTGCATAACACTGCATCATCTCATTCACTGTAGCTTTGCAGGTTATATTCTTCTGTTGGAGAAGTCCCAGTCTATTGCACATGTTATTTGTGTCCCCCCTCTACTCCAGAAATTAATGTGCACATCAaggtttttacatttttttctactcaAGGGACATCTAAACATAGCCAAGTATTACTAGGAGACATTTCTAGGTGACACGTGAATTATATGTCTTTATACGTAGAGTTTCATAGACCTTATTGGCGCACAGGGAAACTTAAGATAGTGTAAGTAACACACAAAGTTTCTTGAAGGTGTTAGATGGTAGAGGCATTTTATAGAGTGATCTGTTGCAGCTCATACTGATCTGAATCCTCCTTTAAGTTGCTTTTCTTAACacacttctactcttctgacCTTTCATCACGCAGCTTACATCAGTGCAGACTGTCTTCAGCTGGGTGATCCAAATTCAGAAATGATGCATAGTGGGAAGGAGGCAAATTTTGTACTTCAAAGTGGATGCGAGTTGAAGCAATGGCTCTTTAAATTTCTTGTAAATTTAGGCTCACCCCTAAATTTGGGTCACTCTTGTGAAGCCAGCCTACTTGCTTGGGTATTAGGACAATGTACAACTACAGGGAACAGCCAGGATCAGGGCGTCTGGGCCATCAGACCTATCACAGTctccaaaataacattttgaacCTTTCAGGCAAGATGTAGGCTATACTCCTTCGGTGTCGCAGATTACAAAGAAATGCCAGCGTTCATTACATGGAGAGTATCCAAGTGAAACCAAAACACATAATGTTAAAGAAGGACAACTGAGATTTTAAAGGGTACAAACTGACGGGAGAAGGAAATGGATGTACGAATTTCTCACATCTCCCTCCTGACCTATTTAGTTACCCCACTAGAACAGTGCTGTGAGTTTGCTAAGACTGAAAAACACATCTTGTTCGGCCACCTGACTATTAACTACTAACAACCAGCAAATTATTGCATCATGTCAGAATtccataaaagaaataaaataatatattccgTTTTAGAGTGTACTGCAGAGGTAAACAAGTAtccatttaatttgttttatataaCAAGCTTCATAAGCCTCAAAACAATGCTAATGAGCTTTCAGGtctcctttttccctctctttgttATTTGCTTGTTATCACTTAAGTGATAGATGCCCATGGTAAAATTAAACATGATTTTAGCAACCACACATGACAGATCTATGGATTAGGCTTAGATACCATAGATTTCTTTGCAATCTTATCTTTTATCTCCAAAATACAACTTCAGTAAATAATCACAAATTACAAGAATAAGAGTAAGCATGCCTAGCTAACCCATTCAGGTGAGTGGAGGTACAGACAGTCTAAAAATAGAAAGATATCCATGTGgaagccatttaaaaacaaagaaatggtATAGAAAATACCAAAATGTTAACTGTTTATCCATTTCTTTATCACCTAGGGAACGAAAGTAACAATTTTGAGTGAGCGTTCTcacacagacagaaaatataattgTCCTAATAGCAAAGTAGAGCCAAGACTAAGCACACAGGTACCCAGTAGTTTAAGACCCACATATACACAAAAATGAAGAGGCTTGGGAGCTACAAGACATGGCAGGGATGCAGGAGACTGTTCACATCCTAATTCATTCATATTCATTTTCAAATCTCTTTAAAATGACAGGCTGAGCTTGAAATTTCCAGTTGCATTTTCTTACCCTCCTTCAAAGATTTTAATTCGTATCGGCTCAGTTTGTTTGGATGTAATGTCTTTATCTCCATGAATGTCTccttttactctttcttttatAATATTCCCCACTACTTTCTTTTCAAGCTTGCTGCCAAACAAGAAGAATGGCTCGTGTTTCATCTGCAGAACAAAGTCAAGGAAGGGTGTTACTGCTGGAGCACACAATAAACGCACACTTCATTTCAAGTACTTTTAACATTCCAGGTCAAAGCCAAACTCTCATTTTGGTGCAGCTCTGTAAGATGAATTAATTTGTCCCATTTAATTTGATGGAGAACAAGagagggggcagcagggacaaaTTTTTGTAAGAGTCTTAACAGAAAAGACAGCACCACatctttcctcagaaaaaaaatgtggaaaatagaGCTGGAAAAGCCTTTGAAGGTAATTTATTGCCATTACAGAATTTTCCCTGGCACCATTATCTAATGCTTAGTCCATGAAGAAGAGCCAGCATGTAAAAGACTTCAGATGGATCTGAAGATCCTTACTCAATTTTAACTTAATCTTTACTTATGAACGCGTGTGGATTTTTGTGCCTGATACTGTTTGAACCACGACAAAAacaaaggacaaaataaaaggaaataatgtatGAGGCTCTGGCACATGCGAAGGGAGGGTTTTAAAAGCCTCACTTTTTacatctgattttgaaaatggaGACAGAGACAGCAGAAGTAGCAGAGCTTGCAGAAGGGTAAATTGAGGCTCAAAAGTTGTCATGGTAAGATGTCGATGTCTGATTTCCCAATAGggaatgttgggttttttgggttgctgttgttgtttttttttttccaaaaaatcaTTCACTTACTTTTCATAGTTTACTAACATTTTCTCAAATAAAGATatactaatttaattttattaaaacctcTTATTTACCTGAGCAAACTGCTTCCACGCACTTGATGATGTCAGTTTACCAGCTCCAGGTCTATGCATAGTGGCCAGAGTGTAGATTTCCGTGGTGTTTTTTTGCTTGGACCTTAAAAGTGCTAAAGTGGTCTTTGTACTtagcccagatgggtttgggTTACATGAACTTATACACCATGAAGCATAAACAGAAGATTTGAGGGTTGGTTGCTGGATGTAATTGGGTTTCGTATAGTTTAAGTAACACCAGCTCACAGTAGTAGTAGTGCGCAGACTTGGGAACTGAAGGATCTGCTGGAAATCTGCTACGTCTGTCAGGAGAATGGTTGGGCCTGTGACTTTCCCACCAGTATCGGATGACATCTGGACTAACATCCCAAGAGGCAATTTTTGATGTTTCAGTTGGTCTTCTGGCTGAATTTCTCCTGGTGGCAATGAAGACCTCTGTGGACTCATGCTCATATCCGAGGCTGTTTCATCTACATCCAGTTCTTCTGGTGAGTCTCTTCCTTCAGAAGGGCCACTGGACTTCTGCCCTGGTGATGTGGAATCAAAACTAGAAAGTTTCTCCCTGCTCATTGGGAAAGCATCAGTTGTTGGCGTGCTGACAGGTGGGAAATCTTGAGATGATGAGGATGACAGCGGTGAAGAGGATGACATGGACGGCAGACTTTCTTTTGGCTCTGTAGCACAGCTCTGCCTTACTAATTGAGGCTTCTGCATTCTTGGAAAATCTTTCTTTATATCTGAGTTAGTTAACTCAACTGCACTTAGCTCCTCAACTATCTGCccatacattttttcttctttgaccCGTTTCTGCTGCTTGGTCTCCATAAAGAGCTCCAAGCTGCTGGCAGGTGAAAGCATGCGTTTGCTTCCTCCCAAGGTAGAAGCCATGTCAGAACTGGAAGGCAAACACAGGGGAATTGGTGGCTCCAGTCCGAGTGGTAGTGTCGGTGGCACTTTCCACAAAGGATATTTTTCTAGCCCTCCATGCTGACCCAACATCTGGGCTATGTTAAATCCAATTCCTTGCATGGTTGCATTAGTTGCCAATGTTCTTTGAGAAACAGTCTCATCAACTTTACAAATTACAATCGCAGGACTGTTGCTCTGTCCAAGGATCTGGGAAATGCTTGTGTACATGACACTACCGTAAGATGGCACATGGGTTTGAATCCTGACGGGAACAACTGTTCCTGGCAAAGACTGTACAGATCCATCACTTGGGGCATCAAAATCTGTCTGAAGATGCTGCTCAGAGGAGGTATCTGATGGTTTAATGCTATGGTCTGACTGGTACTTAGCAAGAGTATTTTTTGAATAGTGCCCAGATGTTCCTGAGTAATGCTGATATGCTTGCTCTTTAGCGTGCACATAATCAGCTGGTTTCTTCCCAATAAGCTCTGGTGCATGTTCCAGGTGATAACTTGGAGGAACGTCTGTTTGGAAAGGCTGTTTGACATaagatttctgcagctgttgtACAAAATGATGCTGGAAGTGTAGAGGTTCTGTGCATGGCTGCCACAAGACAGGCTGTTGAGATGGTGGTAAGTGAACCATGCAGACAGCTGGGTATGGGAACTGAAACAAGGTGCTATGAATAGGGGGAAATGGGACTTTTTCCTGATGTGCaaatagctgctgctgctctgatggATGTTTGTTAGGAATATAAGGTGCTTGTTGAATCAAGGGAGTCCTTAACATTTCTGGGCTGTCTGCAAGAAGAGCCTGTTGCTGGGCAAGGTGGGATGAGCTATTACTAAGCTGAGCACAAGAGCCAATAGCCTGTTTTCCAGAGTCATCTACCTGAATGGGCTGAAGTACAGAGGAAGGGGAGTGATGCCAggcaagctgggaggagcgaAGACCAGCTTGTGCATGTTCCATCTGCTCCTGCTTTATACTTTGTTCTGTGCTCTGATCAGTCTGGGAAATCTCTGGAAAACCACTGAAGGAAGCCTGGCGAACCAAgaagcatttcttcctttctcgGGATGGAGACAGTGCCGTAGTAGGTGTCCCAGCTGAAGAGGCATGAGACAGGTTCCCATAATCAAAGGATTTACTTCGGATCTCTGTGATTTCAGCAGCATGAGGACAGGGCATCTGTTCAGATGAGCAGCGTCTCATTTCCCTCTGATGGTGATGCCCAGGGACGGAAAGTGAGTATGCACCAGCTGGAACTGTTAAAAACTCAGACTGTTTTCCAAACTCATCTTGTTTGGGAGGCGTGATGAACTTCATattctcttctctttcaaagGACATTGAAAAACTCGAACTATGAGACAAATTACTTTCTTGGCTAGGACTGCGGGAGAGGCTTGTACCTGTGGACTCAAAGCTGGATTCTCCAGAGGAGTGCTCCATGTCAGCCAGTCGTAAACGCTTCTTTTTGGGTGGTAGCTTTTCGGCTGGAAGTTGAGAAAGGGTTTCACTTCTCTGGGGCCACTGGAATTCTTCGGTGGGTCTCTCCTGCTCTTTACTCTGCACTTCTTTATCTTTCTCAGGCTTATCTGGCTCCTCTGTGACACGAATTTCAGGTACCTGTATGTTGTGCTGGCGAACCAACCTGGGCTGCATATGATACGGCTGAGGCTGCTGGGATGGAGATGGCTTATTGGTGTCAGCATTTTCCATTTGTGGAGCTCGATCTGGGCTCATTGGGGACTCACAAATCTCACTCTCGTATGTTTCAGATGGTGAATAGATCTTCTCCTGCTGGCATGCAATATGTTCTGTAGACTCAGACCTTTCAAACGAGTTTGGCCTGCTCAACGAATTTGTGTGCTGAATGACAGAGATGACATTTCCAGGGGGCTTTCTAGACAGTGGTTCTGCAGTCTTTTCTTGCTCTGAAGTTAAGCATGAGTCTTCCAGAGAAGCTGCCGGGCTTCCAGACTGCAAGTAAGGCCTGCAGATTTCAAAACGCTCCGCATGGCAATGGGCAGCATTGTCCAGGCCTTGAAGGGCAAATCCGCTCCTTGGCACTTCCTGAACTTGGGATTTGGGATCAAAGTCCAAAGGCTGAATTCCCCCAGTGGTGCCAGTCGAACTGCTGCAAAGCATGGGACTGTCCTCCTCATCCCCAACACTCTCCTCTTTCCTGcgctttctgttttcaaaagttgTTCCAAGCATGGATGGCACTGCCTGAGATTGTCCGAGTGGATCAACAAAGTACTCTCCCCCCTTGTTCATCCCACCTAAGGATGGCGAGTCCCTGTAGTTCTGCTTCTGAGCTTCAAATTCTTCCCACTTTCTGTAGTGCTTTCCACTGGCATCATAGTCATAAAAGGTCTtgtctcctttcttctcttttaaggatGGTCCTTTGTCACCTGCTGTCTGTCTGCTGGAAGCAATAATGATATTTTTCCCTGGTCTTCCATGGTAATCTGAATCTGAGTGGCCCTCCTGCACAGAGGGCAGTTCAAAGGCAGCCTGTCTTCTCAACATCCTTTGGTGGGATATTCCCACTGTCCCAGGGTAAAATACATCATCTGAGCCAGTCATCTTCTCATCAAATGAATGGCTTCCTCTCAGAGATGGGGGAATACTAAGGTTGTTTGCAGTAGATGTTGGCATAGAGTTACTTCTAATAAGTGGAGAGGAATCTACTGGGGGCTCTAGAAGGACAGGCATGTCACCCTGCTGATTGACTTGGTACAGGTTGGATTCACTTTTGATAGATGATGTGGTAGTCTGGGATTGTCTAGATTCTGTATTGCTGCCTGGATAAACTTGTGTAGATTTAATAGTGCTCAAATTTCTGGAGTCAATGAGTTCTTCTTTATTTGGAGTCAGCTGAGAAATATGTTCCTCAAGGATCTTGATATCTAATCTGTTATTTAAAAGAGGTAATGGCTCTCCTTTGCCCTTTCTACCCATTAAACTGTGTTCCTGATTTGTTGTGGCTACTGTTAGTGCTGTCCTTTGATTAATCCTGTAGAACTTCCCAAAGATGATCTCTTCGTAAGactttgcatttgtatttgGTGGGCTAATTTGCTGCTCAGCACTTTCTGAGCGGGAAAAATAACCAGAGTCAGTGCTTCCTTTACTGTGTGGGCTCAGGAGGTTTAACGACTGCTCAGAATCTTGCCCTTTTTTCTCTGACAGTCTTAGTGCAAGTCGCTGTTTAACTGTATGAGAGTCATCAGATTTAGTACTTAAGGATGGGTTTTGCAACATATCGGAGCCCATATATGGTGAACTCTCACTGGGTAACTGAATTCCACTTTTAGGGATAATCAAAATGGGCACTTTCATTGGCCCCACCAAGGACTCTTCCATGGAGGAGTGAAAACCGCTCCTGCTAGCAATGTCCAGGGGGAGCTGTGGGACTGGGCTCAGTTTGTCAGACCCTTCCACTAGGAGTGGGGTCTCCTCATCAGTGTCCGTGCTCTGCTCGCCATCTGAATGTATTTCAGCTTCCACATCAATGTAACTGGCGTCTAGGTCCAATTTAGAGACTGCTGACTCTGTGAAAGGTACCAATCCTGCTTTAATTGCATGGGCATGTGACTTTCTGTGCTTGTAAAGGTTGCTCTTTGTCTTGAAGGAGAAACCACAAGGAACACAAGGGTACGGTCGCTCCCCAGTATGAGACCTAATATGCTTTTTAAGTACGCTAGGTTTGGCACAAGCCCGATTACAGTAAGGACAAATGTACTTGCCAGgctttttgggtttgtgctcCTTTTTGTGAGCATCATCTGATTGTTCTAAAGATTTCTGTGAATATTGGCTGTATGCAGGGTTCAAACTTGAAATCTTCTTCCTGGAGAAACCTCCACTATGGCTATGcatatgaaaaggaaacaagtcCTCTGAGGCAACTGATTGCAAGTGGCTAGGAAACTGCCATGGAGGGCCTTCCAAGCTCTGATGTGGCTTTATGTTGTGCAAGAAGCCTTGTGGCAAtgaatgctgtgggaaagaaAGTGAATGTTGACATGAGTAAGGACTTGGTCGATGCTGTGGATATTGCTTCTCCGTGACTTGCTGTGCAGCTTCATTCGATGATACCAGTTTCCCAGAACTAAAAAGTTGTGCTGATGCTGTGTTTCCAATTTGCTCGTCATCTATTTGTGGTTGCCTCTGTACTTCTTGATTGCCAAAAGTGCTCATCTTAATAACAGCTGAATGTTCTTGCCTCCATCTACTGGGTACTTTAGCAGTTTCTCCAGACCTTGAGGTAGCTTTTTGCCCTATAGCTGTGTCCCCAGAGTCCATTTTGTTACACAAGGTCTTAAGTGCTAGTTCACTTGAAAGCTGTGCAGACACATGGAGTGTGTCCaaa
This Phalacrocorax aristotelis chromosome 3, bGulAri2.1, whole genome shotgun sequence DNA region includes the following protein-coding sequences:
- the HIVEP2 gene encoding transcription factor HIVEP2, which codes for MPIDYCVESSKEKEKSVNLQQPWKNGSNKTLKSTALDTLHVSAQLSSELALKTLCNKMDSGDTAIGQKATSRSGETAKVPSRWRQEHSAVIKMSTFGNQEVQRQPQIDDEQIGNTASAQLFSSGKLVSSNEAAQQVTEKQYPQHRPSPYSCQHSLSFPQHSLPQGFLHNIKPHQSLEGPPWQFPSHLQSVASEDLFPFHMHSHSGGFSRKKISSLNPAYSQYSQKSLEQSDDAHKKEHKPKKPGKYICPYCNRACAKPSVLKKHIRSHTGERPYPCVPCGFSFKTKSNLYKHRKSHAHAIKAGLVPFTESAVSKLDLDASYIDVEAEIHSDGEQSTDTDEETPLLVEGSDKLSPVPQLPLDIASRSGFHSSMEESLVGPMKVPILIIPKSGIQLPSESSPYMGSDMLQNPSLSTKSDDSHTVKQRLALRLSEKKGQDSEQSLNLLSPHSKGSTDSGYFSRSESAEQQISPPNTNAKSYEEIIFGKFYRINQRTALTVATTNQEHSLMGRKGKGEPLPLLNNRLDIKILEEHISQLTPNKEELIDSRNLSTIKSTQVYPGSNTESRQSQTTTSSIKSESNLYQVNQQGDMPVLLEPPVDSSPLIRSNSMPTSTANNLSIPPSLRGSHSFDEKMTGSDDVFYPGTVGISHQRMLRRQAAFELPSVQEGHSDSDYHGRPGKNIIIASSRQTAGDKGPSLKEKKGDKTFYDYDASGKHYRKWEEFEAQKQNYRDSPSLGGMNKGGEYFVDPLGQSQAVPSMLGTTFENRKRRKEESVGDEEDSPMLCSSSTGTTGGIQPLDFDPKSQVQEVPRSGFALQGLDNAAHCHAERFEICRPYLQSGSPAASLEDSCLTSEQEKTAEPLSRKPPGNVISVIQHTNSLSRPNSFERSESTEHIACQQEKIYSPSETYESEICESPMSPDRAPQMENADTNKPSPSQQPQPYHMQPRLVRQHNIQVPEIRVTEEPDKPEKDKEVQSKEQERPTEEFQWPQRSETLSQLPAEKLPPKKKRLRLADMEHSSGESSFESTGTSLSRSPSQESNLSHSSSFSMSFEREENMKFITPPKQDEFGKQSEFLTVPAGAYSLSVPGHHHQREMRRCSSEQMPCPHAAEITEIRSKSFDYGNLSHASSAGTPTTALSPSRERKKCFLVRQASFSGFPEISQTDQSTEQSIKQEQMEHAQAGLRSSQLAWHHSPSSVLQPIQVDDSGKQAIGSCAQLSNSSSHLAQQQALLADSPEMLRTPLIQQAPYIPNKHPSEQQQLFAHQEKVPFPPIHSTLFQFPYPAVCMVHLPPSQQPVLWQPCTEPLHFQHHFVQQLQKSYVKQPFQTDVPPSYHLEHAPELIGKKPADYVHAKEQAYQHYSGTSGHYSKNTLAKYQSDHSIKPSDTSSEQHLQTDFDAPSDGSVQSLPGTVVPVRIQTHVPSYGSVMYTSISQILGQSNSPAIVICKVDETVSQRTLATNATMQGIGFNIAQMLGQHGGLEKYPLWKVPPTLPLGLEPPIPLCLPSSSDMASTLGGSKRMLSPASSLELFMETKQQKRVKEEKMYGQIVEELSAVELTNSDIKKDFPRMQKPQLVRQSCATEPKESLPSMSSSSPLSSSSSQDFPPVSTPTTDAFPMSREKLSSFDSTSPGQKSSGPSEGRDSPEELDVDETASDMSMSPQRSSLPPGEIQPEDQLKHQKLPLGMLVQMSSDTGGKVTGPTILLTDVADFQQILQFPSLRTTTTVSWCYLNYTKPNYIQQPTLKSSVYASWCISSCNPNPSGLSTKTTLALLRSKQKNTTEIYTLATMHRPGAGKLTSSSAWKQFAQMKHEPFFLFGSKLEKKVVGNIIKERVKGDIHGDKDITSKQTEPIRIKIFEGGYKSNEDYVYVRGRGRGKYICEECGIRCKKPSMLKKHIRTHTDVRPYVCKLCNFAFKTKGNLTKHMKSKAHMKKCLELGVSMTSVDDAETEEAENMEDMQQEAEKSSNLAGLSAEHQFSDAEESDGEDGDDNDDDDEDEDDFDDTQGDSTPKTRSRSTSPQPPRFSSLSVNSAGASQGASPEGSLSVGHSSLISYLVTLPSIQVTQLITPSDSCEDSQMTEYQRFFQSKSTDSEPDKDRLDIPSCMDEDYVLSLDPSASPRDLSPSSRQSSPSYDSSPYRDNSPKRYLMPKGDLSPRRHLSPRRDISPMRHLSPRKEAVLRRELSPRRDVSPRRHLSPRRPMSPGKDASVRRDLSPRRERRYMASVRAASPRRGLYHNPALSMGQYLQSESIPVGHSRRGLSQGPYFNVYGEKGSMEHHRSSPFPEGPSDYVFSHLPLHSQQQIRAPIPMMPIGGIQMVHSVPVALSGLHPPSTLTLQREGSEEKQRGTAEILTKESYSIPKHHEKRTSPHSLHPTTPSSAPSSPLLLLTQSTSEDSVVATEREQEENIQTCTKAIASLRIATEEAVLHGAEQLQRPSEPHQKPLESAHFSIKHFSGSEPGQTCASATHPDLHGGEQDSFGTSQTALAHPTFYSKSFVDVRQLGFHSRSDPPSSTQERKDPSSEKSKPH